Within bacterium, the genomic segment AGCAAAAAAACATGCTGAAATCCTCGCAGGTGGATATGTCAATGGCGGAAGACTGGCCGCAGTGTGTGACATCAAGGAAGATCGAGCCCGGATGTATGGAGAGAATTATGGGGTCCCATATTTTACCGACATGCACCAGATGATGGAGTCGGTCAAAGAGATCGACGTAGTGAATATCCTTACAGAAAGCGGGGCCCATGCCGATAATGTGGTGGATCTTTCTCTATACGGCAAACATCTCGTGGTCGAAAAGCCCATGGCTCTGACTGTTTCGGATGCCGATAGAATGATCAGGGCTTGTGATCAGGCCGGGGTGAGACTTTTTGTGGTAAA encodes:
- a CDS encoding Gfo/Idh/MocA family oxidoreductase, which codes for MDLNFAILGCGRIAKKHAEILAGGYVNGGRLAAVCDIKEDRARMYGENYGVPYFTDMHQMMESVKEIDVVNILTESGAHADNVVDLSLYGKHLVVEKPMALTVSDADRMIRACDQAGVRLFVV